The Mustela erminea isolate mMusErm1 chromosome 6, mMusErm1.Pri, whole genome shotgun sequence genome includes a region encoding these proteins:
- the LOC116593589 gene encoding olfactory receptor 6C2-like has protein sequence MRNHSAVTTFILLGLTNDPQLEIFIFIFLFISYMLSVIGNLTIISLILVDSHLKTAMYFFLQNFSFLEISFTTACVPPYLYVISSGDRTITIKACFSQIFFIVLFGATEFFLLAVMSYDRYVAICKPLYYVTIMDNRVCRNLILSCWISALLIILPLLGLSLHLEFCDSVIDHFYCDASPLLKNSCSDTWPIEQLVIVCAVLTFIMTLVCIVLSYIYIIRTILRLPSVQQRKKAFSTCSSHMIVVSITYGSCIFMYVKPSAKDEVAINKAVSLLTISVAPLLNPFIYTLRNKQVKQSFHDTLKRLASLSEKY, from the coding sequence ATGAGAAACCATTCAGCAGTAACAACGTTCATCTTACTGGGTTTGACAAATGACCCACAgctagagatttttatttttatctttctgtttatcTCATATATGTTAAGCGTAATTGGGAATCTGACCATAATTTCTCTCATCTTGGTggattctcatttaaaaacagctatgtatttttttcttcaaaatttctctttcttagaaaTCTCATTCACAACCGCCTGTGTCCCCCCATACCTATATGTCATTTCAAGTGGGGACAGAACCATCACCATCAAGGCTTGCTTCAGCCAAATCTTTTTTATTGTCCTCTTTGGAGCTACAGAATTTTTCCTTTTGGCTGTGATGTCTTACGATCGCTACGTGGCTATCTGCAAACCCCTGTATTATGTGACCATCATGGACAACAGAGTCTGCAGGAATCTCATCCTCAGTTGTTGGATATCCGCCTTATTGATTATCCTTCCACTCCTTGGTTTGAGTCTCCATCTGGAATTCTGTGACTCTGTTATTGACCATTTTTATTGTGATGCTTCTCCATTACTGAAGAATTCATGTTCAGATACTTGGCCTATAGAGCAGCTGGTTATAGTCTGTGCTGTTTTGACCTTCATAATGACCCTTGTGTGTATAGTTCtgtcatatatatacatcatTAGGACAATTCTAAGATTACCCTCTGTCCAGCAGaggaaaaaagccttttccacCTGTTCTTCCCACATGATTGTGGTTTCCATCACGTATGGCAGCTGCATATTTATGTATGTCAAGCCTTCAGCCAAGGATGAAGTGGCCATTAATAAGGCAGTTTCTCTGCTCACTATATCTGTTGCCCCTTTGTTGAACCCTTTCATTTATACCCTgagaaataaacaagtaaaacagTCTTTCCATGATACCCTTAAAAGACTTGCATCTCTTTCAGAGAAATATTAG